In Kutzneria kofuensis, the DNA window GGTCACGTGGTCCTCGCCCGTGGTGTCGCCGCCGGACCAGGTGAAGTGCAGCTCGTTGGACGGCAGCAGGTCCTTGATCTCGCCCCAGCGCTCCACCAGCTTCTCGTGGATCGAGTTCCACTGGTCGTCGTCCGGGTGCAGGTCGGTCTTCCAGTTCCACTGGATGATCGACGCCTCCACCAGCGAGGTCGGCGTGTCCGCGTTGTACTCCAGCAGCTTGGCCGGGCCGGTGGCGTCGTAGCGCAGGTCGAAGCGGCCGTAGACGTGCGGGTCGCGGCGCTTCCAGGACTCCGCGATGGCCGGCCACAGCCATTCCGGCAGCGCGAAGTCCCGGTACCGCTCGGTCGTCACCACCGTGTCCACGGCGGCCAGGCACATCGAGTGCAGCAACTCCACGTCAGCTTCGAGGGACAGGATCTCGTCCATCTCGAAGACGTAGTGCGCCGACTCGTCCCAGTAGGGCCGCTGCGCGCCGTTCGCGCCGGCCGACGGCGAGCCGAACACAAGACCCTGCTCCGCCACGGTCTGCTGCCAGTTCGCCCGTGGCTGTGAGGTTTCCCGCCGCACCGCTCAGCTGCCCCCGCTCTTGCCCGAGCTCCCGTGGCTGGACGACCCGCTGTCGCCGCCGCTGCTGCTCCCGCTGCTGCCGCTCTTCACGCCGAACCCGCCACGCGAGATGGTCGAGCCGCTGGCGGTCTTCACCGTGGCGTTGCCGCTCGGGGCGGTGGTCGTGCCGCCGACCGCCCGCTGTCCGATGCCGCCGGAGCCGCCGTAGTAGTAGTGGTACTGCCGGCCGCCGGGGAAGATGAAGAACCCGCCGCCCGAGTTGTAGTAGCCGCCGTTGCTGGCGAAGTAGGCGGAGTTCGTGTCGCAGTACTGGTCGTCGACGACCACGCCGCTGTCGTCGGTGCAGCGCGCGGTGACCGTCTCCGACGGGGTGGACAGCGCGTACGCGGCCGCCACGATGCCGACGAGGCCGACCGTGACGCCGCCGCCGATCATCACCCGCTTGCGGATCTTCTTCTTGCGCTCGAGGGCGGCCTGCTCGGCCTCTTCGCGCTCGCGCTCCTCCTCGGCCGCCCGCTCCCGCGCCCTGCGCTCCGCGAGCGTGGGCTCACGCGGCGTGGTCGAGCCGTCCTGGAACCGCATTCGCCCCTGTTTCGGCTGCTCAGCCGCGTCGGGCTGCTCTTCGTCCGCCATGGTCGCCCTCCTGCTGTGCACGGTACCTACTCCCGGCCCGCCGGTCCGCACGGGCATCATGGTTGTGATGCCTGAAATCGCTGAGTGGTTTCATCCGAAACGGCGGACCGGCCAGACCCGGCTGCTGATGGTGGGCGCCGTCCTGGGCGCCCTGGTCGTGCTGACGTCGAGCACGCTGTTCTCGTGGCCGGTCAAGGGCCTGTCGGCGACCGCCGCGGCCGACGACCCGAACGTGGCGTTCGACGCGCCCGACGGGAGTTGCCTGACCTGGCCGGCCGGCAGCGCCGACATCACGAAGGTGGACTGCTCCGCCAAGCACCTGTTCGAGATCGCCGGCACCGTCGACCTGACGTCGAAGTACCCGAGCGGCGCGCCGTTCCCGGACGCGACCCTGTGGCAGAAGATCGCCCAGGACAACTGCGGGCCGGTCGTGTCCAAGTACATGAACGGCAAGCTCGACCCGAACGGCAAGTACACCGCCAACGCCCTCAACCCCACCGCCCAGCAGTGGTCCGGGGGCGCCCGCACCATTCGCTGCGGAGTGCAGGCCGCCGGGCCCGCCGGGGGCCTGCAGCCCACCACCGGCTCGGCCAGGACCGCCGACCAGTCGGCGATCTACCCCGTCGGGACGTGCCTGGGCATCAAGGACAAGGCCGTCAGCGACCCCGTGCCCTGCACCTCCGAGCACGCGTACGAGATCGTCGGCATCGTCGACCTGAAGTCTCAGTTCCCGGACGGCTTCCCGGCCGAGGACAAGCAGCAGACCGCGCTGTCCGAGCGCTGCGTGAAGGCGGCCAACGACTACACCGGCGGCTTCGACCTCAGCAAGAACAAGCTTGGGCTGACCTGGGACAACATCAAGCAGGAGAGCTGGAACCTGGGCTCGACCAAGGTCAACTGCAAGATCGGCCAGAAGCTCGAGGACGGCAGCGGGCTGCAGAGCATCACCAACTCGGTCAAGGGCGTCGGCGGCGGCGCGGCCGCCACGTCGACCAGCGCTCCCCCGGCCGGCGGCTGATGGCGTTCACCATGACCGACCGCCGCTTCGACGAGCTGGTCGGCGACGCACTGGACCTCGTCCCGCCGCGGCTGGCCGAGGCCATGGACAACGTGGTGATCCTGGTCGAGGACCGCAATCCCGAGGAGCCGTCCCTGCTCGGGCTGTACCACGGCATCGCCCTGACCGAGCGGACCAGTCATTACGGATTCGCCCTGCCGGACCAGATCTTCATCTACCGGCAGGCGATCCTGGACATCTGCGAGACCGAGGACGACGTCGTCGACGAGATCGCGGTGACCGTGGTGCACGAGATCGCCCACCACTTCGGCATCGACGACAACACCCTGCACGACCTCGGCTGGGGCTAGTCAGTTCACCGTGGCGCCGGCCCATTCCAGGCAGCGCCAGCCGGTGGGCGACGAGTCGTCGGCCTCCAGGACAACCCGGCCGCCGTTGTGCAGCAGGTGCTGGTCGGCCAGTTCGGCGTCGACGTTCGGGGAAAGGGCGAACGAGGAGATGCGGATGGCGGCGCCGTGGCTGACGAGCACGACAACGCCGTCCTCGTGACGGGACCGAATGCCGGCGACGACGGGCAGGAACCGGTCGAGGACCTGCTGGGCGGACTCGCCGCCGGGCATCGGCACGTCGAGCTCGGCGGAGCGGGTCCAGCGGTGGAACACGGCGAAGAAGGCGGCCATGGCGTCGGGGTCGTTGCGGCACTCGAGGTCGCCGACGAAGGCCTCGTGCACGCCCTCGACGACCTGAACGTCCAGGCCGTGGGCGGCGGCGATGGGGGCGGCGGTCTGCTGGGCCCGGACGGCCACGCTGGCGTAGACGGCGACGACCGGCAGGGCGGCGAGCGCGTCGGCGACGGCGGCGGCCTGCTGGCGGCCGAGGTCGGTCAGCGGCGGCCCGGGCGGGCGGGAGTCAAGCGAGTTGACGACGTTGGACGGGGTCTGGCCATGCCGGACGAGCACCAACCGCAGGGCGGTCACGCGCTCTCCCCGCGCCGGATGGCGGCCAGCCACTCGCCGGCGGCCTCGAAGTCCGCGTCGGTGGTGGGGCTGCCGACGACCGTCGGCTCCTTGTCCGTGCGCGGATACGACCCGAGGAACCGCACCTCGATGCAGCGCCGGTGCAGCGCGGCCAGGGCATCGCCGATGCGCTGCTCGGCCACGTGCCCCTCGACGTCGAGGTAGAAGCGGTAGGTGCCGAACAGCTCCCGGGTGGGCCGCGCCTCCAGGCGGGTCAGGTTGATCTTCCGCAGCGCCAGCTCGTGCAGCACGTCGGACAGCGCGCCGACCTCGTTCGGCGTGACGGCGACCAGCGAGGTGCGGTCCGCGCCGGTGGGCGCCGGCACGTTGCCGGGCTTGGCCAGCAGCAGGAACCGGGTCTTCGCGTCCTTCACGTCGCCGAGCCCCGTGACCAGCTCGGTGAGCGGATAGTGCAGCGCGGCCACCGGCGCGCTCACGGCGGCGTCGAACGCCCCGGCCAGCACCTCCTTGGCCGCGGCGGCGGTGGAGCCGGTGGCGATGGCGGTGGCCTTGGGCAGGTTGGTCTCCAGCCACTCCCGGACCTGGGCCAGCGCGTGCGGGTGGCTGGCCACGGTGCGGATCTCGTCCAGCCCCGTGCCGGGCCGCGCCAGCAGGGTGAACTGCACCTGGAGCACGTGCTCGGCGACGGCCACGACGGGCTCGCCCAGCGCCAGCGCGTCCATGGTCGCCGGCACCGCGCCCTCGACCGAGTTCTCCACCGGCACGCAGCCCCGCTCGACCTCGCCCGCGCGCACGGCGGCGACGACCGCCGGAATGGTGCCGAACGGGACGAACTCGTCGGATTCGGGATCGGCCAGCCGGCGCACGGCCTGCTCGGTGAACGTTCCCTGCGGTCCGAAATAGCCGATGCGCGCCACGGCGACACCCTACGACGCGCTGGCGAGCCGTTGGCGTTGAGGCATATATCACCCACTCGGACGGTGGCCTCCCCAGTTACGCGGCGTGTCGGTCGCCTGCAATGCTTGGGCTGTGACCGACGACCCGGAGGGCGACCTGGCCACTCCGCCGCTCGAACTCGTGCTCTGCGCCGTGGAGGCGCCCCTGGCGCGGGCGTGGCTGACCGTCGCCGAGAACCGCCCCGGCATCCGCGTGCATCCCGGATCCGTGCTGGACATCGAGGCGCAGGCCGTGGTCAGCCCGGCGAACTCGTTCGGCTGGATGCGCGGCGGCATCGACGCGCTCTACTCCCGGGCCTTCCCCGAGGTGGAGCAGAACGTCCGCAGCGGTGTGCTCGCCTACCACGGCGGCGAACTTCCCGTGGGTGAGGCCATCATCGTGCCAACGGGTGAAGCCGCGCCCGAATGGATGATCAGCGCACCCACCATGCGTGAGCCCGGCGAGCAGCTGCCGGCCGACACCGTGAACCCGTTCCTGGCCGCCCGCGCGGTGTTCCGGCTGTGGCTGCACGCCCGGCTGGAGACCGGTGTCCCGGTGCGCGAGGCCGTCCGCACGATCGCCATGCCCGGCCTCGGCACCGGTGTGGGCGAGGTGGAGCCGCAGACCTGCGCCCGGCAGGTGGCGGCCGCGTGGGACGAGGTCTTCAGCGAGCTGCCGACGGGCAGCTAGGTCTGTTGACTGCCCAGTTCCCGGGCCAGTTCGAGCTCGTCGTGCAGCGGGATGTCGTAGTGGCCGATCTCGGGGATCTGCGGCTTGAGCCGCCGCGCCTCGTCGGCCGCGCCCGGTCGCACGGCGATCAGGCGGAAGTCCCGGCGCTGGTAGAAGCGCAGCGCGTCCAGGTTGTCGTTGGTGGTGGTGACGACCAGCCTGCGCACCTGCCGCCGCCGCGCCTCGTCGGCGACGGCGGTGACCAGCGCCGAGCCGACGCCCCCGTTGGGCGTCACGGCGTCGATGGTGACGATCTCCAGCGCGTCGCCGCTGACGTCGTAGGTGAGCAGGCCGGCGAGCCGGCCGTCCCGCACCGCGACCAAGCCCGGCAGCTCGGCCGGCCGGAACACGGTGCCGTGCGCGACGGCGGTGGCTGCTCCCCAGCGGCTGGCGATGAACCGGCCCAGCGCCGGCCGGTCCGTGTTCACGACGGGCTTGATCCGCAGCGTGTTCTCGGCCACCCGTCAACGGTGTCACACGGAATCGGCCTTCGGGCTACCTTGTGTGGGTGACGGTCAGCGTGTTGCTCGTCGACGACCACGAGATCGTCCGGCGCGGCCTGCGGGACCTGCTCGACAGCGAGGCCGACATCGAGGTGGTCGCCGAGGCCGGCGGCGTCGGCGAGGCCCTCGTGCTGGCCCAGGCCCGCCGTCCGGACGTGGCGGTGGTCGACATGCGCCTGCCCGACGGCGACGGCGTCACGCTGTGCCGGGACCTGCGGGCGCTCACCGACGGTCCCCGCTGCCTGGTGCTGACCGCGTTCGACGACGAAGAGGCCCTGGTCAACGCCATCCTCGCCGGCGCGTCCGGCTATCTGCTCAAGCAGGTCCGCGGCC includes these proteins:
- a CDS encoding metallopeptidase family protein gives rise to the protein MAFTMTDRRFDELVGDALDLVPPRLAEAMDNVVILVEDRNPEEPSLLGLYHGIALTERTSHYGFALPDQIFIYRQAILDICETEDDVVDEIAVTVVHEIAHHFGIDDNTLHDLGWG
- the pheA gene encoding prephenate dehydratase; protein product: MARIGYFGPQGTFTEQAVRRLADPESDEFVPFGTIPAVVAAVRAGEVERGCVPVENSVEGAVPATMDALALGEPVVAVAEHVLQVQFTLLARPGTGLDEIRTVASHPHALAQVREWLETNLPKATAIATGSTAAAAKEVLAGAFDAAVSAPVAALHYPLTELVTGLGDVKDAKTRFLLLAKPGNVPAPTGADRTSLVAVTPNEVGALSDVLHELALRKINLTRLEARPTRELFGTYRFYLDVEGHVAEQRIGDALAALHRRCIEVRFLGSYPRTDKEPTVVGSPTTDADFEAAGEWLAAIRRGESA
- a CDS encoding macro domain-containing protein, which codes for MTDDPEGDLATPPLELVLCAVEAPLARAWLTVAENRPGIRVHPGSVLDIEAQAVVSPANSFGWMRGGIDALYSRAFPEVEQNVRSGVLAYHGGELPVGEAIIVPTGEAAPEWMISAPTMREPGEQLPADTVNPFLAARAVFRLWLHARLETGVPVREAVRTIAMPGLGTGVGEVEPQTCARQVAAAWDEVFSELPTGS
- a CDS encoding GNAT family N-acetyltransferase — translated: MAENTLRIKPVVNTDRPALGRFIASRWGAATAVAHGTVFRPAELPGLVAVRDGRLAGLLTYDVSGDALEIVTIDAVTPNGGVGSALVTAVADEARRRQVRRLVVTTTNDNLDALRFYQRRDFRLIAVRPGAADEARRLKPQIPEIGHYDIPLHDELELARELGSQQT
- a CDS encoding response regulator; translation: MTVSVLLVDDHEIVRRGLRDLLDSEADIEVVAEAGGVGEALVLAQARRPDVAVVDMRLPDGDGVTLCRDLRALTDGPRCLVLTAFDDEEALVNAILAGASGYLLKQVRGQDLVQAVREVAAGRSLLDPVTTAHVLERMRRPVPTDELAALTEQERKVLTLIGDGLTNRQIAERLFLAEKTVKNYVTAVLAKLGMERRTQAAAWVAKRSRD
- a CDS encoding histidine phosphatase family protein encodes the protein MTALRLVLVRHGQTPSNVVNSLDSRPPGPPLTDLGRQQAAAVADALAALPVVAVYASVAVRAQQTAAPIAAAHGLDVQVVEGVHEAFVGDLECRNDPDAMAAFFAVFHRWTRSAELDVPMPGGESAQQVLDRFLPVVAGIRSRHEDGVVVLVSHGAAIRISSFALSPNVDAELADQHLLHNGGRVVLEADDSSPTGWRCLEWAGATVN
- a CDS encoding septum formation family protein produces the protein MPEIAEWFHPKRRTGQTRLLMVGAVLGALVVLTSSTLFSWPVKGLSATAAADDPNVAFDAPDGSCLTWPAGSADITKVDCSAKHLFEIAGTVDLTSKYPSGAPFPDATLWQKIAQDNCGPVVSKYMNGKLDPNGKYTANALNPTAQQWSGGARTIRCGVQAAGPAGGLQPTTGSARTADQSAIYPVGTCLGIKDKAVSDPVPCTSEHAYEIVGIVDLKSQFPDGFPAEDKQQTALSERCVKAANDYTGGFDLSKNKLGLTWDNIKQESWNLGSTKVNCKIGQKLEDGSGLQSITNSVKGVGGGAAATSTSAPPAGG